The following DNA comes from Candidatus Zixiibacteriota bacterium.
ACCTCCTGCCTGCCGGCGCCCGCCTGTCTGCGGACACGGGGCACGGTATTTTTATTAGCCGCCATTGGTTTAGCAAATAGTTTTATGGATGCCCGTTTTCGGGCTTGTTGAAAAAGTTATTGCAAAAGGTGAAATGTCGATGTTTGCCGGAGTTGCTCAACGTCTTGCTGCTTCTTGAATTGTAAATCAAGCAAGTTTCACTTGTTGAATGTTATTTAAAGAACTCTATAAAAAGGCCGGACAGTCGTGAATTATAAATTAAAAAATTGCGGATTGCAGCACATCACTTAATATTATTATCGCTACCCCCCTATCTCATCTCGAACAACTGCAATAGCTTTCTCGAAACCAAACAGCACCGCCTTTGATATTAGCTCATGCCCGATGAAGAAATCCTCAATCTGCTCGACCCGCGCCAGCTTGTCAATATCTGCCAGAGTAAGCGGACCGGCTGCAATTACTCCCATCGACAGCCGTTCGGCTAAAGCGGCGGCTTTAGATATATTATTCAGTATATCAACTCTTATAGAAAGGCTTTTCTCCTCACAGAATGATGTCGTATCTATGGCTATATAATCTGCTTTTCTTTTAGCGGCTGTTTTTACATAAGCAATCTCAGGTAAAACTTTTACGGCAGTAACAATGTTAGCAATCTGAAGCCGAGTGATATAATTATCATCATTATCTATATAATCATTTAATACAGCCATGTTTGGGCTAAGCTCTATCGTTTTTTCGACTGCTTTTTCATGCGCCGGCATTATCAACGCCAAAGGAATCCCAAGCACATCCTTTACGCTTTTCACGGTACGTTCATAACGGGGCGTGATATCGCTAACATCCATCTGCAAAGCGACACCACCAGCGCCGGCCAGTTCGCATAAAGCAGCGGCCTTAGCGGGATTTGGTTCGCCGGTATTGCCGTATTGGGCAAGATTAATAACCTCATCAAGTATAACTGTAATTCGCGCCATATCTATATTCCTCCTACGATAGATATATCCTATAAGAAAAATAGTTGTCAAGGATTAAACCGAGATTTTATAATAGAATTTGCAGCCATGCCCGCCGGCAGGCAGGTTGGAATTTTATAATGGCAGTGATTATCATATAAGACATTGCTATGAATAGATATCATTACGCATTTGGAGGAAAACCTCCCGGAAAAGTGAAGTATTTAATAGCTGTCTTATTATTACAACCGTCAACGCAGCCCGGCAGCATGGTAAATCTACGGTTCGCAATTCGGCCATCCGGAGGGCGCGCTGGTCGGTAGTTCGGATGTGTTATGCCAAATCGGTTCATAGGTAGAGCAATATTGTATTATGCCTGAGCCTCTAAAATAGGCAACCAATCTGATTACATCACTGCCCATAACTAAACAATCGCCGTTCACATCTGCTGAGGCGTAAAAGCCGTCAAGCAGGCAAGGATTGCTTGTGCCTTTGAAATAATTCACTAAGAACGTTACATCCCCGCCAATAACCATTGGCGGCCAGAGTCCATTATACATGTTGGCATCGCCGGGGAGATATTCATAGCCGGATATATTGACATAAGTACTGCATTCGGGAACCCACCATGGATCCTGTATTTCCTGATTTAGTGCGCAGTCTACTGCTCTTGCCTGGAAATAGTAAGTTCTGCCGCTGACAGCTCCTGTAAATTCGGCCGATAGGGAATCAACTCCTGTTAACCAGTAAACCAACGATCCGGCACCAGTATCAGCTAAAATATTATATGTACAGATACCGCTTGAGGGCACAGAGTCTTGGCCTACTGTCCAAGTTACTGCAAACGATGATGAAGTTGCCGTATCAGGCGAAGAAGCTACGCTTCCCCACGGCTTTTTTCTGTCCATCATGAGGCTTCGGTTCTCTGTCCAACCTGACCAGCCGGAACTATTGCCAGCCCTGACGCGCCAATAATACCAGCCATCCGGATTGTAATGGAATGAATAATCTAAGCAGCTATAGGCAAGCGTGCTGTCCTCATAAATAAGCGTGCTGAATGTTGGTTCATCATCAATTTGAATATGATATTCAGAGGTGCATAATTCGTTGCTCCAATCAAACCAAACACTCTGGTAGCCGGTAAGGAAACCATTAAGAGGTATATTTAAAGTCGGGGAATTAGGCGCCGCAGTAGCGCCCACATCCATATCGGCCATCATAACGTACTGCCAGTTAGTAATATCGGTGATAGCTACTGAAGTATTTCCGCCATAATAATCCTGAGATGATGGAAAGCTTGTATTATTAAAAGTATTAAAATTCTCGAAGAGAAGGGCCAACATAATAGGTCTGACCATAAATTAAACTGTCAAAATCTTGTCCGCTAACTATTCCCGGTTGGCCGCCGAAATCAACTAAAATAGCTAATGTATTCCAATTGGCTTTTTTGGTGCCCGGAGTAAATAGCGGTTCAAATGAAGGTTGATTAATGCCCATCCTTTGAGCATAACCCGGTTCGGCAAGATAAAGTGGTTTGGCAGCCTCGCCGCTTTTTATTTTTTGCAAAGCCTCCGGATGAGGCGGCATCGCCCAACCGACAGTTATAAAAATAACTGCTAACATAATGGTCATTAAAAAGCGCAGCATACTTTCCTCCTAATTAAATAATTCAACCATTAAATAAGCTACTCTAAAATTATATTTTCAAATTAAGCGCTAAAACTATTTGCGAAAATGCTTACCTTCAATAAATACATTATTATAATCATGTCAAGTAAAATGTTAATAGTGTTATGTTTACAGGATTCGGAAAAAAATTGTAATTTCAATACTTTAGTTTAAATAAATCATTATGAAGCGGGATTTATCGATTTCCCGTACACTAAATATATCGATTTGCGTTTCGCAGCGAACCATCAGAACGATAACAGAATATAAAGAATGCTGCAATTAATACTCACAATTAAAGAGTCTGCGAATTTGACGAATGCATATCATGCTTTACACTTCAACAAGAAATAAGATTAATCGTCCCAAATATAATGGATACATGTATCTCATATTTCTAATGCATTGAAAGTAAATGTCTTATATAATGAAATATTTATTCTAAACGCTTGCAATTTTGAGAAATATTTGATATATTTTATATATTGACGGTCAGTATGTTATTACCGTTGAGCAGGATTATATGAGTAATGAAAATGTAATCAGAATAGGAGACCTTCTAAAGAAAACGCTCGAGTCAGCTGGCATCGCCGACAAAGTCGATCGGCAAATGGCAGTTGCATTCTGGACTGAAATTGTCGGGCCTCAACTGGCTCAAAAAACGACAGCTTTGAAAGTTGAAAAAGATGTTTTAAAAGTCAGGGCAGTTTCATCACCTTGGCGAAATGAGCTTATTTTTTTTAAAAAGGTAATCCTGAAAAAAATCGCCGAGAGGATTGGCGAGGGTAAAATTAATGACATCTATTTCTATTAGAATTGCGAGGGACAAGTGAATAAGGATAAAACTATGCAGGACATCCCTGAAAAAAACAGCGTTTTAATACCGGCTAATATGGAAGCATCTTACACTGCTAAAACAATCCAGGTCTTAAAAGGGCTCGAGGCTGTTCGCAGACGCCCGGCTATGTATATCGGCGATGTTGGCACAAGAGGGCTTCATCATTTGGTATATGAGGTTGTTGATAACTCTGTCGATGAAGCGATGGCTGGCTATTGCGATTTAATAACTGTAACCTTAAACAAAGGCGATTCTGTTACAGTACAAGACAATGGGCGAGGTATTCCGGTTGATATTCATCCCACTCAGAAGAAACCAGCGCTTGAAGTTGTAATGACAATGCTTCATGCCGGCGGCAAATTCGACCATCAAACATACAAAGTCTCCGGCGGTCTTCATGGCGTTGGTGTATCGGTTGTCAATGCTCTCTCATCTAAATGCGAGGTTGAAATCTCAAGGGATGGCGATGTTTATTATCAGAAATATAAAGAAGGCACTCCGGCAACAACGGTTGACAAAATTGGCAAACGTAAACAAACCGGCACCAAAACTACTTTCATACCCGATTTAAAGATTTTTAACAAAATCGAATTCAAATTCGATACACTCGCTTCACGGTTCCGTGAATTGGCATTTCTAAATGCCGGCTTGAAAATTATCCTTAATGATGAGCGCGGTGATGAGTTCAAGACCAAGGAGTTTTTTCAGAAAGGCGGAATTGCTGAATTTGTACAGCATATTAATTGTAATAAAAATGTTATATTCAATCGACCAATATATTTCCATAAGGAACGCGATTCAGTTGATGCTGAGGTAGCAATTCAATACACCGACGGCTACTCGGAAAATATCTTTTCCTATGTGAATAACATTAATACTATCGAGGGCGGTTTTCACCTTATCGGTTTTAAAACAGCTCTTACCCGAACATTAAATAATTATGCCGTTAAGAACAAACTGTTTAAAAATGGCGATTCGCTGCTTATCGGCGAGGATACACGTGAAGGATTAACGGCTGTATTGTCAGTTAAGGTGGTCGATCCTCAGTTTGAAGGACAAACAAAAACCAAGCTTGGCAATTCCGAGGTAAAGGGAATCATAGAATCGTTAGTGGGCGAAAATTTGGGCATATTCCTCGAGGAAAATCCATCCGTTGGCAAGAAAATTATCGAGAAATGCAAATCCGCCTCCCATTCAAGAGAGGCTGCCCGTAAAGCCCGCGAACTCGTACGCCGTAAAAGCGCGCTCGAATCAAGCGCTTTGCCGGGCAAGCTGGCGGATTGTTCTCTAACGGACCCGTCATTGTGCGAGATTTACATAGTCGAGGGTGATTCTGCGGGCGGTTCCGCCAAGCAGGGACGCGACCGCAAGTTTCAGGCTATCTTGCCGCTTAAGGGGAAAATCCTGAATGTCGAAAAAGCCCGCATTGATAAGATTCTCTCCAATGATGAGATAAGGGCAATGATTACCGCTTTGGGTACCGGTATCGGCGATGAATTCAACACTGATAAGGCTCGCTACCATAAGATTATAATCATGACTGATGCCGATATTGACGGTTCGCATATTCGGACATTGATACTCACTTTCTTCTATAGGTATATGAAGCCATTGCTCGAAGCGGGGCATGTATATATTGCTCAGCCGCCGCTATACCGCCTTAAGAAAGGCAAACAGGAATTTTATGCTTACGATGACGAGGAGCGCGATCGCATCACCGAACGTTTTGGCGGCAGCGGTGTATCGCTTCAACGCTACAAAGGTCTTGGCGAAATGAATCCCGAACAGCTCTGGAAAACCACGATGAATCCCGAAACCAGAACCCTGCTTCAGGTTAATTTGGAAAACGCCGCTGAGGCTGATATTATATTCACCACGTTGATGGGCGACCAAGTAGCTCCGCGCCGCAAGTTCATAGAAGAGCATGCGAAGTATGTGCGTAATTTGGATGTGTGATTTTAGCTTTTAATCATGAATTAGTGATTTGAAAAATCGAGGAATCTTAACCCATGCCGCCAATTTACCAAATAGGCCCGGATGATGATGTTGACGAGCTGGAACTTGAACTCGAATACCAGCGCTCGCTGACTGTCGACCAGCGGTATAAGATGATGATTAATGCCAGTCGAACCGTATTAAGGATATTGATAGACAATGGGTATAAAAAACCTTTTGAAATCATTCAACGATCATGATGCCTTATATAAATATAAAATTAAATTGCTTGATTCTCTATAAGCATTTAGAAGGAGGTTTGCCATGAAGACATTCATTTTAATGACCAAGCTTTCGCCTGAGGTATCGCAGCAAATGAAAAATCGGGCGAAATTGGGACGCTCTTGGCTTGAGCAAGTCAGGGAGAAATGCCCGGATGTAAAATTTATCGCTCATTATGCGCTCTTAGGCCCGCATGATTTCATGGATATCTATGAAGCGCCGGATGATGAGACAGCCGCCAAGGTTTCAATGATAAGCATGGCTAATGGAGCATTCAGCGCCGAAAGCTGGTCGACAATTCAGTATAAAAGATTCGTGGAACTATCTGAAGAGATTTAAATAGCAATCGGATAATAGAGAGATAATATATCGGGAAATTATTACTATATTAATCCGGGGCGCTTGATATAACCGAAAAAAGGATATAATAGTATGGAACATAAAATTATACCGGCAACCTGGAAAAGCAAAGAATCGTTGTTTGGAATAATCAAAGAGCACGAAAAGCAGCAATGGAGCTTGCCGCAAATGGAGAAGTATTCGGCGGCGATATACTTATCCTTGTCAAGGATGGCAATTCTTATACGCATGAAATGATACCGATTATGTTTAAGACGAAAGATAAATTAAATGAAGTAATAGCTGAAAAAATCGGCGAGGGTTGGCAGGTCGCCTCGATTGGCGAATGTTTCGGCAGCGCTGTTATGATTGTTAAAAAACAAATGCCGTAAATGCTTCTAATAAATGCACTTAATTGTTTGCAAAAAATGCTGTGTTTTGCTTGTTGAGTAAATACAAGCATTATTATAATTCCTGAAATTTTTAAGGAATCCGGATGCTGTTGTATTAATAAGGGCTAATGAACTTCAACTTTTCAGTTATTATTAATATTGATTAAAATATTATCCTAAGTTACCGAAAATAATATTAGATTGACAATACTTATTAAATAAATAATGAGGAGCAATTATGCCTTCTAATCCCTTAACCGGTAAATATTATAATTTTCTCTCGAAATTTTATAAAAATATTAGCAGCAATCAAATCAAATGGACCAAAGGCAAAAACGCTAATTATTATTCTGCCGATATTAATCATAAATTTACTATCCGGATCAGCAAAATGGTAGCCAATATTGCAGCAAATTACTTTTTTAAAATGTTCGATGATAATGGAGTAAAGATTTTCGAGATAAACTCAGAGACCAACGGCCAGGATACTATTGAAGTCGGTGAAAAGGAATTGAAGGTTCATGATATGCTCGAGGAGATTTATCAGTGGTCGCAAGCCTTTTCTCAGGATACCATAGAAAAAATCGATATTGCTGCTAAGATGTTGGATTCGCTTGGCAAGAGTGTTTTTTAATTTGCGTATACAATAAGTTGTTAAATATATTATTGCTTTCCTAAAAAAGATGTTCGCTTCAACAAAGTATATTTGTGTGCATTACCTATGAAACTTGCGTCCTTCTGACGCCTGCTGTTTTAATATTTCATGATACTACTGTCCGGCCTTTTATCCGCCTTAGGCGGATGGTATAGTGATGTCATTCCCACACTGCCCGCGTCATTCCCAACTTGATTGGGAATCCAGAGATTGGTCATGCCGATACCTCCTGCCGGCCGGCGCCCGCCTGTCTGCGGACACGGGGCATGGTATTTTTTGTTATCCACCATTGGTTTAACAAACAGCTTTCTGGACTCCCGTTTTCGGGCTTGTTGAAAAAGGCCGAACAGTAGTGATTATCATATCCTTATAAAATCGTATAATAGTTGACACACTCAATTCCAATCTGACACACATCATAATCACAACAATTCAAGCTAAGTCTTGCTGTATAACCTCTTATGCTTATGGCATGGTATTTGTATTAATACTATATGTAAACAACAGCAAACCCTAACATAGGAGGAAAGATGAACAAGCAAAGGAAATTACTTCAGCAAAGTCAGCTTATGGCGATAATCATCATTTCGCTAATATCCGCTGTAATCATTGTCGGGTTTTCAATTAAGAAAAAACCCAGAGTTGCAACAATGGATGCGGCAGCTGATGAGGTATTAACCGCAGACACATTGGTTGAGGAACTATTAACTCAGCCGGTCGAGAAGCTCTGCCCTGAAATCGAGGCGGTTTACCATCAGCCGGGAAGGCTTGATATTCTAACTGGCGAAAGGCTGTATACAGTCTTAAAAGACAGCATCGGTTGGGGCAAGCCGAAACCGATTGAATATGATGACCGGATTATGCAGTTGAACCAAGTGCTTCATGAACATAACCGGATATTAATCGGCGGCGATAAATTGCTTATTGTCGGCGATGATTACTGCGAAATTTACAGCGAGCATGATATCGGCGCGCCGGTTAATGTCATACTTAAATTCGGCGAGGGCTATCTGATTGGCGCCAATAACGGCATCCACTATTTCAATGAGGAGGGTGTTGATACGCTGCTGAAAGCTGAGGCGCTGACTACCGCCTTGGCCGAGGATGTCGGCGGCTTGTGGATGGGAACGTTCGGCGATGGCTTATGGCGTTATGACGGCGAAAGATGGCAAAGACGGTACCTTCACCGCGACAACACGCTATTCGATTTTGTCAATGCGCTGTCCTACAACTACCCTTACCTTTGGGTCGGGACGCCCTCCGGCATATTCCGTTTCAATGGCGGAAGCTGGAACCAGTTGTTCGTTAGCGACTCCAGCGAGGTTTATGAGGTCAATTGTTTCCTGCCGATGTTTCTGAGGACTTATATCGGCACCGAGCAAGGGCTGTTTGTTTTCGCCAATGATTCATTGAATGCCGTACCGGAGTTTGAATCGGAACAGGTAATCGGGCTTTTCAAGGAGGGGAAAGATATCCTGATAGCCACCCGCGATAATGGAATCTTTAAACTTAAAGGAAAGGAGGCAATCCTGCGACCGGAACAACTAACTGTTACCCATTGGGAACTGGCTGATATTAAATAAAACCGGATGGCTGCTTTTACGATGCCGCTCCTGCAAAGGGGCGGCTTTTTTTGTTGGCCACAAAGGGGCAGACGAGTCCGCCTGTGGCGGATTCCGCCCACCAACGCAGCTTGCATTTTCGCGTAGGGGCGTATTGCATACGCCCTTTATCGGTCAACAATGCAGGTACATAGGGCTATACACCAACCATATAAAGGGGTAAATAAAATAGGCAGGAGTCGGGGACTCCTGCCCTACTTTACTGTTTGCCAGAGGCTTTAGGACGCTTTGCCGGGTGCCCCACTCCTGCCCAAAGCGGGAGTGGGTTGCCTCATTATCAACCTTTAGATTTTAGAAATAATCGAAAGCCAACCACATAATATAAAAGTGTTCCCTACTTCTCAACAATCTTCTCAACCGTCCATTTATCATTTATCCATAAGCCGATTACCTTGCTGTCGGGCTTGATGCTCTTGATTTTGTCTACAGAGATTCTCCGAAATATTCTGGCTTTATACCAAATAAAGTTCATAGTTTGCAACCTGCAACCAATTTGCCTACAATATATTGTGAAAAAGTGTTAGCTGTTTGTTCGGTGTTACATATCCTAACGGTT
Coding sequences within:
- a CDS encoding pyridoxine 5'-phosphate synthase; its protein translation is MARITVILDEVINLAQYGNTGEPNPAKAAALCELAGAGGVALQMDVSDITPRYERTVKSVKDVLGIPLALIMPAHEKAVEKTIELSPNMAVLNDYIDNDDNYITRLQIANIVTAVKVLPEIAYVKTAAKRKADYIAIDTTSFCEEKSLSIRVDILNNISKAAALAERLSMGVIAAGPLTLADIDKLARVEQIEDFFIGHELISKAVLFGFEKAIAVVRDEIGG
- a CDS encoding DUF721 domain-containing protein, which gives rise to MSNENVIRIGDLLKKTLESAGIADKVDRQMAVAFWTEIVGPQLAQKTTALKVEKDVLKVRAVSSPWRNELIFFKKVILKKIAERIGEGKINDIYFY
- a CDS encoding fibronectin type III domain-containing protein, with translation MLALLFENFNTFNNTSFPSSQDYYGGNTSVAITDITNWQYVMMADMDVGATAAPNSPTLNIPLNGFLTGYQSVWFDWSNELCTSEYHIQIDDEPTFSTLIYEDSTLAYSCLDYSFHYNPDGWYYWRVRAGNSSGWSGWTENRSLMMDRKKPWGSVASSPDTATSSSFAVTWTVGQDSVPSSGICTYNILADTGAGSLVYWLTGVDSLSAEFTGAVSGRTYYFQARAVDCALNQEIQDPWWVPECSTYVNISGYEYLPGDANMYNGLWPPMVIGGDVTFLVNYFKGTSNPCLLDGFYASADVNGDCLVMGSDVIRLVAYFRGSGIIQYCSTYEPIWHNTSELPTSAPSGWPNCEP
- a CDS encoding GYD domain-containing protein, which codes for MKTFILMTKLSPEVSQQMKNRAKLGRSWLEQVREKCPDVKFIAHYALLGPHDFMDIYEAPDDETAAKVSMISMANGAFSAESWSTIQYKRFVELSEEI
- the gyrB gene encoding DNA topoisomerase (ATP-hydrolyzing) subunit B yields the protein MQDIPEKNSVLIPANMEASYTAKTIQVLKGLEAVRRRPAMYIGDVGTRGLHHLVYEVVDNSVDEAMAGYCDLITVTLNKGDSVTVQDNGRGIPVDIHPTQKKPALEVVMTMLHAGGKFDHQTYKVSGGLHGVGVSVVNALSSKCEVEISRDGDVYYQKYKEGTPATTVDKIGKRKQTGTKTTFIPDLKIFNKIEFKFDTLASRFRELAFLNAGLKIILNDERGDEFKTKEFFQKGGIAEFVQHINCNKNVIFNRPIYFHKERDSVDAEVAIQYTDGYSENIFSYVNNINTIEGGFHLIGFKTALTRTLNNYAVKNKLFKNGDSLLIGEDTREGLTAVLSVKVVDPQFEGQTKTKLGNSEVKGIIESLVGENLGIFLEENPSVGKKIIEKCKSASHSREAARKARELVRRKSALESSALPGKLADCSLTDPSLCEIYIVEGDSAGGSAKQGRDRKFQAILPLKGKILNVEKARIDKILSNDEIRAMITALGTGIGDEFNTDKARYHKIIIMTDADIDGSHIRTLILTFFYRYMKPLLEAGHVYIAQPPLYRLKKGKQEFYAYDDEERDRITERFGGSGVSLQRYKGLGEMNPEQLWKTTMNPETRTLLQVNLENAAEADIIFTTLMGDQVAPRRKFIEEHAKYVRNLDV